The following nucleotide sequence is from bacterium.
TCAGGTATGCTTGCAGTATTAAATCCAACACATGGCAGGCCGCTTGCCTGCGCTTCCATAAACGGCATTCCAAACCCTTCATATATAGATGCGCATGTAAATAAATCCGCAGATTTATAATACAATATAACGTCTTCTACAGGGAGATGCCCAAGCAGATAGACATTTCCGATCTCCCCGGCTCTCTGTTTGATCAATTCTGAATAATCGTCATTATCAAACTTGCCAATAATATAGAGATGCGCTTTGGGGATTTTCCCTAAAACCAATTCAAAGACATTTAACAGCAGATCTACGCCTTTATGTTTTACTATTCTTCCAACATAAAGTAATGCCGGATGACGCAAATTTAGCTTTCTTTTTTTTCCCCTAAATACCTGAAAATCTATACCTGGTGTAATAACCGTACTATTTATGGAGAATTTTGACAGAAGATAGTTCCTAGTGAAGTCTGAATTTGTGATAACTTTATCTGCTTCAGATACATTCTTTATCATTCTTTTGTTTTCTAGAATTCTACGTTCTCTCCCGTAGCCTACATACATATTGGGATCTGTGACATTGTGGTAATAATAAACAACTTTATATCCAAAATTTTTCCTATTCTTTAGGACAAAGTCATCCAGAGGAGGATAATGGATATTTACAATATCGGGTCTTATAATTTCCAGAGCCCTCTTGAAGAATATATTTGCGATCGGCTTCATAACCGGCTTAGTAAACAAGTAGTTGCGACCTCTTGAGATATTTATTGGAGTAACTACAGGTATTCTAATATTCAAATGTTTATGAGAACAAGACAGCGTAAGAATACTGACATTCACATCATCATATTTATATAACTGATTTGCGTGTGCGACAACTACTTCAGAAATTCCCGAACCTTCGGCAAGAGCCGTAAAAGCAATAGCAACATTCATAACCCAATTATGCTCTTCCACCAGTT
It contains:
- a CDS encoding glycosyltransferase family 4 protein, with the translated sequence MEEHNWVMNVAIAFTALAEGSGISEVVVAHANQLYKYDDVNVSILTLSCSHKHLNIRIPVVTPINISRGRNYLFTKPVMKPIANIFFKRALEIIRPDIVNIHYPPLDDFVLKNRKNFGYKVVYYYHNVTDPNMYVGYGRERRILENKRMIKNVSEADKVITNSDFTRNYLLSKFSINSTVITPGIDFQVFRGKKRKLNLRHPALLYVGRIVKHKGVDLLLNVFELVLGKIPKAHLYIIGKFDNDDYSELIKQRAGEIGNVYLLGHLPVEDVILYYKSADLFTCASIYEGFGMPFMEAQASGLPCVGFNTASIPEVVIDNETGILVKTKDTKAFSEAVIELLSNSRKREQFSKNGIENARNYDWPKIVEKLYTEYGKLNAK